TGCGTCTAGGGCCTTTGTGCGCTTACGCGGCGGACGAAAGCGCACTTTTCCATTCACCGACTGAGAGATCCGGATGGCGTCGTCAATGGCCAAACGCTGCTATTACGAAATTCTTGGCGTTTCCCGAACCTGTTCCGAAAACGAGCTGAAAGGCGCCTTTCGCAAACAGGCAATGCAGCTCCATCCCGATCGGAACCCCGGCGACAAGGAAGCCGAGCACAAATTCAAGGAAGTCAACGAGGCCTATCAGGTTCTCTCCGACGACCAGAAACGCGCCGCCTATGACCGCTTCGGCCACGCTGCCTTCGAACATGGCGGAGGCGGCGGCGGCTTCGGGGGATTCGGCTCGGGCGAGGGTTTCGCCGCCTCGATGGCCGATATTTTCGACGACCTTTTCGGCGACGTAATGGGCGGACGACGTGGACGCTCCTCCGGCCGCGAACGCGGCGCGGACCTGCGCTACAATATGGAAATCACGCTGGAAGAGGCTTTTCGCGGCAAGACGGCCTCGCTGAAAATCCCCACTTCCGTTACCTGCGATGTCTGCGCCGGCTCCGGCGCCAAGGCCGGCTCGAAGCCGAAAACCTGCCCGACCTGCGGCGGCGCCGGACGAGTACGCGCCCAGCAGGGCTTTTTCGCCATTGAGCGCTCCTGCCCAAATTGTCACGGCCGTGGCGAAATCATCGAAAACCCTTGCCCCAATTGCTCGGGCGCCGGCCGCATCACCCGCGACCGTTCGCTTTCTGTCAATATTCCGGCCGGGATCGAGGATGGCACCCGAATCCGGCTGACGGGCGAGGGCGAGGCCGGCTTGCGCGGCGGTCCTTCGGGCGACCTCTACATCTTTCTCTCGGTCAAGCCCCATCCGTTTTTCCAGCGCGAGGGCGCCGACCTTTATTGCCGCGTGCCGATCTCAATGGTTCAAGCTGCACTCGGCGGCGAGGTCAAGGTTCACGGCGTCGACGGGGCGGAAATCAAGGTCAAGGTTGAGGAAGGCACGCAATCCGGCCGCCAGTTCAAGATCAAGGGCAAGGGCATGCCGGTGCTGCGTTCGCGCGATTTCGGCGACCTCTACATCCAGGCCAACGTCGAAACGCCTCAGAACCTGACAAAAAGGCAGAAAGAGTTGCTGGCGGAATTCGAAAACGAATCGACGACCAAGACTCATCCAGAATCCGCTGGATTCTTTGCCAAAATGAAAGAGTTTTTTGATTTGACCTGAGCAGGCGCCGCCAGCCATTCCTTGACGCTTCTGTGAATGTGAGCGAATGTCGCCGCTTGCGTCGGCCCCGGGGAGCAAAAACAAAATTGAGAGCGCAAAGAGGTCAGGCAAAATTACATTCCGGCCGGAGAAGTCTGATCGAACTGCGCCTCAGCGACGAAGCGCGCTTCATCCGTTCCTGGCTCGAAAATCCTCTGCTTGCCGGCGCGATT
This genomic interval from Candidatus Rhodoblastus alkanivorans contains the following:
- the dnaJ gene encoding molecular chaperone DnaJ; protein product: MAKRCYYEILGVSRTCSENELKGAFRKQAMQLHPDRNPGDKEAEHKFKEVNEAYQVLSDDQKRAAYDRFGHAAFEHGGGGGGFGGFGSGEGFAASMADIFDDLFGDVMGGRRGRSSGRERGADLRYNMEITLEEAFRGKTASLKIPTSVTCDVCAGSGAKAGSKPKTCPTCGGAGRVRAQQGFFAIERSCPNCHGRGEIIENPCPNCSGAGRITRDRSLSVNIPAGIEDGTRIRLTGEGEAGLRGGPSGDLYIFLSVKPHPFFQREGADLYCRVPISMVQAALGGEVKVHGVDGAEIKVKVEEGTQSGRQFKIKGKGMPVLRSRDFGDLYIQANVETPQNLTKRQKELLAEFENESTTKTHPESAGFFAKMKEFFDLT